The Shewanella sp. MTB7 genome includes a window with the following:
- a CDS encoding TorD/DmsD family molecular chaperone, with the protein MKTDLTNTYPELQAIARVLHNVFLSYPDEAMMDNFIVSQLDETWPELTSSDTHHQGIALLKSFFSQWQPEKITELKLDYGQLFFGPGEPAAMPWGSVYLGEQQLLNDKSTVELMAFYKHHEISFKLDYHQPLDHIALFYGVIDQLLDLLILEPDNKRAQDTLVVLLQRHMLLWSGRCLVLSKTHAETDFYKGVALLAEDFEMVLVNQFKLVPMPMRLYK; encoded by the coding sequence GTGAAAACAGATCTCACAAATACCTATCCAGAGCTGCAAGCTATTGCACGTGTATTGCATAATGTTTTCTTGAGTTACCCAGATGAGGCAATGATGGATAACTTTATTGTAAGTCAATTAGATGAAACTTGGCCTGAACTGACAAGCTCTGACACTCACCATCAGGGTATAGCATTACTTAAATCATTTTTTAGCCAGTGGCAGCCTGAGAAAATAACCGAACTGAAACTCGATTATGGCCAACTCTTCTTTGGTCCTGGAGAGCCCGCCGCTATGCCTTGGGGTTCAGTCTACTTAGGTGAACAGCAACTGCTCAACGATAAATCGACTGTAGAGTTAATGGCGTTCTATAAGCACCATGAGATCAGCTTTAAGCTGGATTATCATCAGCCTCTGGATCATATTGCTCTGTTTTATGGCGTGATCGATCAATTGTTAGATCTGTTAATCCTTGAGCCAGATAATAAACGGGCACAGGACACCTTAGTCGTACTGCTGCAACGGCATATGCTTCTCTGGTCTGGGCGTTGTTTAGTGTTATCTAAGACCCATGCTGAAACAGATTTCTATAAAGGGGTAGCGTTATTAGCGGAAGATTTCGAAATGGTGTTAGTTAATCAGTTTAAATTGGTTCCCATGCCAATGCGGTTGTACAAGTAA
- a CDS encoding threonine/serine ThrE exporter family protein, translating to MDNQAFLEKRKFIIKLGKYLHKFGTPAYRLEAHLQAVSNFLGLEGYFLISPTAMTFVLQRNDEQEYNHVARVKPGELDLGSLARTDELVEELVSGKRSLNEALERLDEIANKPPPYGPLLTLLAFGSSAGAFAMLMETSWNDVFWSALLGIMVFGLVYRAEHSKRMAEMLEPLAAILCAFITCGIAQLDPSINIPVVILSGIIVFIPGLALTLGLAELASRDLISGTARIMDACMQLFKLYFGVIFGMVVGTAIFGEALYLEPDSLPSLAIWSAVPILSMALVIIFKARMKDAPWGVLAGIVAFCSSMLGGIYLGDSIGIFFGAFAVGVYSNLFARWMKAPASIALLQGIVILVPGSKTYIGLNTLISGETMLNQSHIGSQIFLIFMSLIAGLIFANVAVSPRRTL from the coding sequence GTGGACAATCAGGCATTTCTTGAAAAGCGCAAATTCATTATTAAGTTAGGTAAATATCTTCATAAGTTTGGTACCCCAGCTTATCGACTCGAAGCGCACCTTCAAGCCGTCTCCAATTTCTTAGGTTTAGAGGGTTACTTCTTAATATCCCCAACCGCTATGACCTTCGTACTCCAGCGTAACGATGAACAGGAATATAACCATGTTGCTAGGGTAAAACCTGGCGAACTGGATCTGGGCTCACTGGCAAGAACCGATGAATTAGTCGAAGAGTTAGTTTCCGGAAAACGAAGCCTTAACGAAGCCTTAGAGCGACTCGACGAAATAGCCAATAAGCCCCCTCCCTATGGCCCGCTATTAACCTTATTAGCATTTGGTAGCTCAGCAGGCGCTTTTGCTATGTTGATGGAAACCAGCTGGAACGATGTATTCTGGTCTGCCCTGTTAGGCATTATGGTGTTTGGTCTAGTCTATCGCGCCGAGCATTCCAAACGTATGGCTGAAATGCTCGAACCTCTGGCTGCGATATTATGCGCCTTTATCACCTGTGGCATAGCGCAACTCGATCCCAGTATTAATATTCCCGTGGTGATCTTATCTGGCATCATTGTCTTTATCCCCGGACTAGCACTCACTTTAGGGTTAGCTGAACTCGCATCCAGAGATCTCATTTCGGGTACCGCACGCATAATGGACGCCTGTATGCAGCTTTTCAAGCTCTATTTTGGCGTCATTTTCGGCATGGTAGTTGGTACTGCTATTTTCGGTGAAGCGCTCTACCTTGAGCCCGACTCTCTGCCATCACTCGCTATCTGGTCTGCTGTGCCCATCTTATCAATGGCATTAGTCATCATCTTTAAAGCACGCATGAAAGATGCTCCTTGGGGGGTGTTAGCTGGTATCGTAGCCTTCTGCTCATCGATGTTAGGCGGGATCTATTTAGGCGACTCTATCGGTATTTTCTTTGGCGCTTTTGCTGTTGGCGTCTACTCGAACCTGTTTGCTCGTTGGATGAAAGCCCCTGCCTCCATTGCTTTACTGCAAGGCATAGTAATACTCGTCCCAGGAAGTAAAACCTACATTGGCTTGAATACCCTCATTTCAGGTGAAACCATGCTTAACCAATCTCATATCGGTAGTCAGATATTTCTGATATTCATGTCTCTCATTGCTGGACTGATCTTTGCCAACGTCGCAGTTTCTCCCAGAAGAACACTCTAA
- a CDS encoding MAPEG family protein codes for MSVAISGLYISITAILVVMLAMRVVKLRRKYKIGIGNSDNKELRIASRVHANLVENASIAMILLLVAELNGLNPMVLHLLGIVWVIGRILHAIGLTKGRGGYHLGRFWGGLLSWLMILTLAGINLGYFIDSLL; via the coding sequence ATGTCAGTTGCTATATCTGGGCTCTATATCAGTATCACTGCTATCTTAGTGGTGATGTTAGCGATGCGAGTGGTCAAGTTACGCCGTAAATATAAAATTGGTATTGGCAACTCTGATAATAAAGAGTTGAGAATTGCCAGTCGGGTACATGCAAACTTAGTTGAAAATGCATCGATAGCTATGATCTTGTTGCTGGTGGCTGAACTTAATGGTTTGAACCCCATGGTTTTACACTTGTTAGGCATTGTGTGGGTTATTGGACGAATACTACACGCTATAGGATTAACCAAGGGACGTGGAGGTTATCATTTAGGCCGATTTTGGGGCGGATTACTGAGTTGGTTGATGATCTTAACGCTGGCGGGCATCAATCTTGGGTATTTTATCGATAGCTTACTATAA
- a CDS encoding DMSO/selenate family reductase complex A subunit, translated as MERRSFLKASAALGCAATVVGCKTDSDEVNVVPPQPPLPEEQMNWSACLVNCGSNCPVKVFSRDGVITRVETDHETTDEYGVNHQIRACARGRSLKQRTYAPDRLKTPMKRVGKRGEGKFVPISWDDAAAEIASELQRITNEYGNKSILKLYGTGAYYGFSSSSCFNRVLNLNGGFLNIYGNYSWAQQNEAASATGFGSTSGSNLLALKDSDLFLGIGYNPSEMRQSGSGEGYDYLQALQSNNNLEVIMVDPRYTDSMAGKEDHWYAIRPGTDAAFAEGIAFEMISSGWVERNSKEFLDKYCVGYDKTSLEELIEQFQASGDESKTQYIPYIKPEDNYKDYILGEGAFAFQGPRTPEWAATVCGISEDNIKSVANKIMNAKAPFIITGAGVNRHANGEQAMRSCYMLSFLTGKVGQPGVSNGALPSQSSLSRSGMSGLSNPVKESISFFTWADAIVRGKEMTARKDGVRGLKDLDTPLGANVKAIFAINSNALINQHSDCNGTAKILEEEGDCELIVVCDCWMTPSAKFADIILPDTSWLESNDLVNDSYASGIMGYLVAMKAAVEPMWDCKSMYDMCALIADKMGKKGEYTEGKDEAGWLAELYERTRNNANNAAAEPALPATYEEAQKIGVFRAFNGTPKLALDSYINGGKPLSTPSGKIEIYALSMAQKGSEWTFDDTVKGDYISAIPMYQATWDGYDDEDTKTEYPLQLMGYHTKGRTHSSFHNVPWLREAAEDAIWMNPLDADARGLAQGSKVHVWNDRGTIELPVRITPRVTPGVVALGQGAWYQPDLSRIGPSGHAIDAGGCINTLTRYQPSPLAKANPQHTNRVQIAKA; from the coding sequence ATGGAACGTAGAAGTTTTTTGAAAGCGAGTGCGGCGCTGGGTTGTGCGGCGACAGTGGTGGGTTGTAAGACGGACTCGGATGAGGTGAATGTGGTACCGCCACAGCCGCCGTTACCGGAAGAGCAGATGAACTGGTCTGCTTGTCTAGTGAATTGTGGCTCTAACTGTCCGGTTAAAGTGTTTAGCCGCGATGGGGTGATCACTCGAGTCGAAACAGATCATGAGACCACAGATGAATATGGTGTCAATCATCAAATAAGAGCTTGTGCTCGGGGTCGCTCTTTAAAGCAGCGCACCTATGCACCCGATCGCTTAAAAACGCCAATGAAACGTGTTGGTAAACGTGGTGAAGGTAAATTTGTACCAATCAGCTGGGATGATGCCGCAGCAGAGATTGCGAGTGAGTTACAGCGAATCACCAACGAATATGGGAATAAATCTATACTTAAACTCTATGGTACGGGTGCTTACTATGGATTTTCCAGCTCGTCCTGTTTTAATCGTGTACTGAACCTAAACGGTGGTTTCTTAAACATCTATGGTAACTATTCATGGGCGCAGCAAAATGAAGCTGCATCAGCGACGGGGTTTGGCAGTACTTCAGGTTCTAATTTATTAGCGCTTAAAGACAGTGACCTATTCCTCGGGATTGGCTATAACCCAAGTGAGATGCGTCAAAGTGGTTCTGGCGAAGGTTATGATTACCTCCAGGCGTTACAGAGCAATAATAATCTTGAAGTGATCATGGTCGATCCTCGTTATACCGACTCTATGGCGGGTAAAGAAGATCATTGGTATGCGATACGCCCCGGCACAGATGCAGCATTTGCCGAAGGTATTGCCTTTGAAATGATCAGCTCAGGCTGGGTTGAACGTAATTCAAAGGAATTTCTGGACAAGTATTGCGTAGGCTATGATAAAACCTCACTCGAGGAGTTGATCGAACAGTTTCAAGCCAGTGGTGATGAATCAAAGACTCAATATATTCCCTACATTAAACCGGAAGATAACTACAAGGATTATATCTTAGGTGAAGGGGCCTTTGCCTTTCAAGGACCAAGGACTCCGGAGTGGGCCGCTACGGTTTGTGGTATATCAGAGGATAATATCAAGTCCGTAGCCAATAAAATAATGAATGCTAAGGCACCATTTATTATCACTGGTGCAGGTGTAAACCGTCATGCTAACGGTGAGCAGGCGATGCGTTCTTGTTACATGCTCTCATTCTTGACCGGTAAGGTGGGTCAACCAGGTGTGAGTAATGGTGCACTTCCAAGTCAGAGCAGTTTGAGTCGCAGTGGTATGTCGGGCTTATCTAATCCTGTCAAAGAGAGTATCTCTTTCTTTACTTGGGCGGACGCCATCGTGCGTGGTAAGGAGATGACAGCAAGAAAAGATGGGGTGCGTGGCCTCAAGGATCTAGATACACCGCTAGGGGCAAATGTTAAAGCAATATTTGCAATTAACAGTAATGCATTGATCAATCAACATTCAGACTGTAACGGTACCGCGAAAATTCTCGAGGAAGAAGGGGATTGCGAACTCATCGTGGTATGTGATTGCTGGATGACGCCGAGTGCTAAGTTTGCCGATATCATATTACCAGACACCAGCTGGCTGGAATCTAATGATCTGGTTAATGACAGTTATGCTTCTGGCATCATGGGTTATCTAGTGGCGATGAAAGCGGCTGTAGAACCTATGTGGGATTGCAAGTCCATGTATGACATGTGTGCGCTAATTGCCGATAAAATGGGTAAAAAAGGCGAATACACAGAAGGTAAAGATGAAGCGGGCTGGTTAGCAGAGCTGTATGAGCGTACACGTAACAATGCAAATAATGCTGCGGCTGAACCTGCTTTACCCGCTACCTATGAAGAAGCACAAAAGATAGGTGTTTTCCGTGCTTTCAATGGCACCCCTAAACTGGCCTTAGATAGTTACATTAATGGTGGTAAACCACTTAGTACTCCTTCAGGTAAGATTGAGATCTATGCACTTTCTATGGCACAAAAAGGCAGTGAATGGACCTTCGATGACACAGTCAAAGGTGATTACATTTCGGCGATTCCTATGTACCAAGCAACATGGGATGGTTATGACGATGAAGATACCAAGACCGAGTATCCACTGCAACTTATGGGGTATCACACTAAGGGACGTACACACTCAAGTTTTCATAATGTTCCTTGGTTGCGTGAAGCTGCAGAAGATGCAATTTGGATGAATCCGCTCGACGCCGATGCACGCGGGCTTGCTCAAGGTAGCAAGGTTCATGTCTGGAACGATCGCGGTACCATTGAGTTACCGGTACGTATTACTCCAAGGGTTACGCCTGGGGTTGTGGCTTTGGGGCAAGGTGCCTGGTATCAGCCAGATCTAAGCCGTATAGGTCCTTCTGGACACGCCATCGATGCGGGGGGTTGTATCAACACATTGACCCGTTATCAACCAAGCCCATTGGCAAAAGCGAACCCACAACATACCAACCGTGTACAGATTGCAAAAGCTTGA
- a CDS encoding DMSO/selenate family reductase complex B subunit produces the protein MTEITQYGFYVDTSKCTGCKACHVSCKDRKDLPVGVNWRRVYEYGGGSWSTNTDGSFEQSIFAYYMSLGCNHCSEPVCVKACPTGAMHKRREDGLVHVAQDLCIGCESCAQACPYDAPQLDQERKVMTKCDGCFERIVQGRKPICVESCPLRALDFDTMDNLRAKYGDGDGHIAPLPSPSITSPNLIIKANVHGRPAGGEGKILNPAEV, from the coding sequence ATGACCGAAATAACTCAATATGGTTTCTATGTAGACACTAGTAAGTGCACAGGCTGTAAAGCATGCCATGTATCATGTAAAGATAGAAAAGATTTGCCGGTAGGTGTTAACTGGCGTCGGGTATATGAATACGGCGGTGGTAGCTGGAGCACTAATACCGATGGCAGTTTCGAGCAAAGTATCTTTGCTTACTATATGTCGCTTGGTTGTAACCACTGCTCTGAGCCTGTGTGTGTTAAGGCTTGCCCGACAGGCGCCATGCATAAGCGTCGCGAAGATGGCTTAGTTCATGTTGCCCAAGACTTGTGTATCGGTTGTGAGAGCTGTGCTCAAGCCTGCCCTTATGATGCACCTCAGTTAGATCAGGAACGTAAGGTGATGACCAAGTGTGATGGTTGCTTTGAGCGCATCGTCCAAGGTCGTAAGCCTATTTGTGTCGAGTCTTGTCCGCTGCGTGCATTAGACTTCGATACCATGGATAACCTACGTGCTAAATATGGTGACGGTGATGGGCATATAGCACCACTGCCATCGCCTTCAATCACCTCACCTAACCTGATCATCAAGGCTAATGTACACGGTCGTCCGGCTGGTGGTGAAGGTAAGATCCTTAATCCAGCAGAAGTGTAG
- a CDS encoding MtrB/PioB family decaheme-associated outer membrane protein, which yields MSFKLNVITLSILAMSGSSMAADFAVSKANTSKVNTSKYECQRCGDNSGYRGLVSVSAGYNDIDDAHAGNALGTGEDGAIGAVSGDVAYRSGTGYQANMQAHQLGMDNSFATLAVGKAGHYQLGLDYSSIKTFDAGDVQSKLWHNDGVLTPSEHINVFDLALEREKVGLGLEYGRDFYSGFVHYSQEAKTGYQSSSIVTPRPTNFGLPVDSTTKQWDAGLGLSGDNWLTELSYFGSFYENKIGDLSLPYLDDVFAATPDNQAHQVSLSGQYRLNSTVLSGRVISGRMIQDEDLIQMSGNPLQSWDGQVDTLDGHLAVTSMITPRLRLGGSIDYSERDNQSSVAEFAQYHFNSVTGAFRQNVPQDIERNTYKVNGSYRIASGYRVQAGYERKEVERSFSEREQTEDDSLWMRFNVRAFDNFNIKLKAEHANRSGSEYETNALTSSEENALMRKYYLADRSRNAVELSINHTPLNWLSVDVSTRYAKDDYDETQIGLTESEDYGYDINVSVQLSEHVSGYGFAGQQWINSNQAGSQAYSSPDWYSDIEDEFINLGAGLSYGGLMQDKLTLGLDYLFSNSISDTYVTADANALEKSYPSGDYYSYNHSASVYADYALNEQMALKLSYRYERYYDTDGAVTDVNSVPGLVTLGDINHDYNAHQVMLSFSYRLR from the coding sequence ATGTCATTTAAATTGAATGTGATAACCCTGTCGATATTGGCGATGTCAGGGTCAAGCATGGCGGCGGACTTTGCGGTGAGCAAGGCCAACACGAGCAAGGTTAATACCAGCAAGTACGAGTGCCAACGCTGTGGTGATAATAGTGGATACCGGGGCCTAGTGTCGGTGTCAGCGGGCTACAACGACATTGACGATGCACATGCGGGTAATGCGCTGGGCACGGGTGAAGATGGCGCGATAGGCGCGGTCAGTGGGGATGTGGCTTATCGCAGCGGTACTGGCTATCAGGCCAATATGCAGGCCCATCAGCTGGGGATGGACAACAGCTTTGCGACCTTAGCGGTGGGTAAAGCGGGGCATTACCAGCTCGGGTTGGATTACAGCAGCATCAAGACGTTTGATGCGGGGGATGTGCAGAGTAAGTTGTGGCACAACGACGGGGTGTTAACCCCAAGTGAGCACATTAATGTGTTTGACCTGGCCCTTGAGCGGGAGAAGGTGGGCCTAGGGCTGGAGTACGGCCGTGATTTCTACAGCGGTTTTGTGCACTACAGCCAGGAAGCGAAGACGGGGTACCAGTCGAGCAGTATCGTGACGCCACGCCCAACTAATTTCGGCCTGCCGGTGGACTCGACAACGAAACAGTGGGATGCCGGGCTGGGACTTAGTGGTGACAACTGGCTCACCGAGTTGAGTTATTTCGGCAGCTTTTATGAGAACAAGATAGGCGATTTGAGCTTGCCCTACCTCGATGATGTGTTTGCCGCCACCCCAGATAACCAAGCGCACCAAGTGTCGCTATCGGGTCAATACCGATTAAACAGCACAGTGCTGAGCGGCCGTGTTATCAGTGGCCGCATGATACAGGATGAAGACCTTATCCAGATGAGTGGCAACCCGCTGCAAAGCTGGGACGGTCAAGTGGATACCTTAGACGGTCATTTGGCGGTGACCTCGATGATAACGCCGCGCCTGCGCTTAGGCGGCAGCATCGATTACAGCGAGCGTGACAATCAAAGTTCGGTAGCAGAATTCGCCCAGTACCATTTCAACAGTGTCACTGGCGCGTTTAGACAAAATGTGCCCCAAGATATCGAGCGCAACACCTACAAGGTTAATGGTAGTTACCGCATCGCCAGTGGTTACCGTGTGCAAGCGGGCTATGAGCGTAAAGAGGTGGAGCGCAGTTTCAGTGAGCGTGAGCAGACTGAGGATGACAGTTTGTGGATGCGCTTTAACGTGCGGGCGTTCGACAATTTCAACATCAAGCTCAAAGCAGAGCATGCCAATCGCAGCGGGTCTGAGTATGAGACTAACGCGCTGACCTCTTCTGAAGAGAACGCCTTGATGCGCAAGTACTACTTAGCCGACCGCAGCAGAAATGCGGTGGAGTTGAGCATCAACCATACGCCACTGAATTGGCTGAGCGTGGATGTGAGTACCCGCTACGCGAAGGATGACTATGACGAGACGCAAATCGGCTTAACCGAATCGGAAGATTATGGCTATGACATCAATGTGAGCGTGCAGTTGAGTGAGCATGTGAGCGGCTATGGTTTTGCGGGTCAGCAGTGGATTAACTCAAACCAAGCGGGAAGCCAAGCCTATAGCAGTCCGGACTGGTACAGCGACATTGAGGATGAGTTTATCAACTTAGGGGCGGGATTAAGCTACGGCGGCTTAATGCAAGACAAGCTGACTTTAGGGCTTGATTACCTGTTTAGTAACTCGATAAGTGACACCTATGTGACGGCAGATGCGAACGCTTTAGAAAAGAGCTACCCGAGTGGTGATTACTACAGCTACAACCACAGTGCGAGTGTGTATGCGGACTATGCGCTGAATGAGCAGATGGCGTTGAAACTGAGTTATCGGTATGAGCGTTACTACGACACCGATGGTGCGGTAACGGATGTAAACAGTGTCCCGGGTTTGGTGACCTTGGGTGATATCAACCATGACTATAACGCACACCAAGTGATGTTGTCGTTTAGCTACAGATTGCGTTAA
- a CDS encoding ShlB/FhaC/HecB family hemolysin secretion/activation protein → MAEEVAGKTGTLTEKKSLHKIIVTSHPIFDESDPDSFFIHDWANYLHINTQESTILYKLTFTEQSIVSQKDIEEAQRNLRSEPYIRDAKISFAERDPDADAPDEGEVVLVETWDNWSLLPTVSVGRSGGDSKFSIGLKEDNLLGLGIRTRIKYKSTNDRTGYKFAVKVPVDRLIEHSTIAASFHDNSDGQATQFRFDKPFYTLDTTNMYGVSYLDDFRTDTIRQNGMNINEFEHKQDYFNLQYGWRVHNTPNSRTRLIAGITRDRNEFANLDNYPDTTLPKSRNFLYPWVAYEYLQDDYKVLNNVHLINYNEDFNLGWHHYFKLGFETEDLGDSSLGYHIDWKTTRGYQGNQDLILLSFDGIGIFSTQQKDVYQVNAMAEYFYQISPKWTAYAKSRLSTSKNNYLDKTFALGDDTGIRGYPNDYQHGDNQWLFTAELRNYPNINLYQLAELGWAAFVDVGQATGGQDAGNEISGPIGSVGIGARIYSSRSSYGNVAHIDISMPFTTGVEVNEWEWRFIVKNRF, encoded by the coding sequence ATGGCCGAAGAAGTGGCAGGAAAAACAGGTACGCTAACAGAAAAAAAGTCATTACATAAAATTATAGTTACCAGTCACCCCATCTTCGATGAATCTGATCCAGACAGCTTTTTTATCCATGACTGGGCCAATTATCTCCATATTAATACCCAAGAATCGACCATTTTATACAAACTCACGTTTACCGAACAAAGCATCGTAAGTCAAAAAGATATCGAAGAGGCACAACGAAACTTAAGATCTGAGCCCTATATTCGTGATGCGAAAATCAGTTTTGCCGAGAGGGATCCCGATGCAGACGCTCCTGATGAGGGTGAAGTTGTTTTAGTAGAAACCTGGGACAACTGGTCTCTTTTGCCGACAGTCAGTGTCGGTCGAAGCGGCGGAGACAGTAAATTTTCTATCGGACTAAAAGAGGATAATCTACTCGGCTTAGGCATCCGCACTCGGATCAAGTATAAATCCACCAATGACAGAACTGGCTACAAGTTTGCGGTGAAAGTACCAGTGGATCGTTTGATAGAGCATTCAACTATCGCGGCAAGTTTTCATGATAACAGTGACGGGCAAGCGACTCAGTTCCGTTTTGATAAACCTTTCTATACCTTAGATACGACTAACATGTATGGTGTTAGTTATCTTGATGACTTCAGAACCGACACCATTAGACAAAATGGCATGAACATCAACGAATTTGAACACAAACAAGATTATTTTAATCTTCAATATGGTTGGCGAGTTCATAACACTCCCAACTCACGAACTCGCCTTATCGCAGGTATCACCCGTGATAGGAATGAGTTTGCCAATCTTGATAACTACCCAGATACCACTCTTCCTAAGAGTAGAAATTTTCTCTACCCCTGGGTTGCCTACGAATACCTGCAAGATGACTATAAAGTGCTCAACAATGTTCACTTAATTAACTACAACGAAGACTTTAATTTAGGTTGGCACCACTACTTTAAACTTGGCTTTGAAACCGAAGATTTAGGTGATTCATCACTTGGTTACCATATCGACTGGAAGACCACTCGGGGTTACCAAGGTAATCAAGACTTAATTCTGCTCTCTTTCGATGGTATCGGTATATTTTCCACTCAACAAAAGGACGTTTACCAGGTTAATGCCATGGCAGAGTACTTCTATCAGATCAGTCCGAAATGGACTGCCTATGCCAAAAGCCGATTGAGTACCTCTAAAAATAATTACCTAGATAAAACCTTTGCCTTAGGGGATGACACTGGCATTCGCGGTTACCCCAATGACTATCAGCATGGCGATAATCAATGGTTATTTACCGCTGAGTTACGTAACTATCCTAACATTAATCTATATCAACTCGCTGAACTTGGTTGGGCCGCCTTTGTGGATGTAGGTCAAGCGACAGGAGGCCAAGATGCGGGCAATGAGATCTCTGGTCCCATTGGTAGTGTTGGCATAGGAGCCCGCATCTACTCCTCTCGTTCCAGTTATGGCAATGTCGCCCATATCGATATCAGCATGCCCTTCACCACCGGCGTCGAAGTCAATGAGTGGGAGTGGCGATTTATTGTAAAGAATAGATTCTAA
- a CDS encoding DmsE family decaheme c-type cytochrome, translated as MRCFLQFMLLISCGLLSYSSVHAAPWDELSAEQLEQQLTQKFAAGEYSAKGADSCLMCHRKNEAVMALFDGVHGQESAVDSPMAGLQCEACHGPQGQHFKGGKEPMISFGPESQLSASAQNSVCQGCHQDAEQMAWHSSTHNLEEIACADCHVVHSATDPVMDKLSVNDTCTSCHSQEKADMSKRSSHPLKWDQMTCIDCHSPHGSMSESALNKPSINDTCYSCHAEKRGPFLWEHAPVTENCVTCHNPHGSVNEELLNSRAPQLCQQCHANDGHASRVVVEPGMDAFGGGKSCLNCHSQIHGSNHPSGSLLQR; from the coding sequence ATGCGATGTTTCTTACAATTCATGCTTTTAATTAGTTGTGGATTACTCTCATATTCAAGTGTTCATGCCGCTCCTTGGGATGAGTTGTCGGCAGAACAACTTGAACAGCAATTAACCCAGAAGTTTGCAGCGGGTGAGTACTCTGCTAAAGGGGCGGATTCCTGCCTGATGTGTCACCGCAAAAATGAGGCTGTGATGGCTCTTTTTGATGGGGTTCATGGCCAAGAGAGTGCGGTCGATTCTCCGATGGCTGGGCTGCAGTGTGAAGCCTGCCACGGTCCTCAAGGTCAACACTTTAAGGGCGGCAAAGAGCCGATGATTAGCTTTGGTCCTGAGAGTCAATTGTCTGCCAGTGCGCAGAACAGCGTGTGTCAGGGTTGCCATCAAGATGCCGAGCAGATGGCGTGGCACAGCAGTACTCATAACTTAGAAGAGATAGCCTGCGCCGACTGCCATGTGGTGCACAGTGCCACAGACCCTGTGATGGACAAGCTGAGTGTCAATGACACTTGTACGTCTTGCCACAGCCAAGAAAAAGCCGACATGAGTAAGCGTTCATCGCATCCACTTAAGTGGGACCAGATGACCTGTATCGACTGTCACTCCCCCCATGGCTCGATGAGCGAGAGTGCCTTAAACAAGCCGAGTATTAATGATACCTGCTACAGCTGTCACGCTGAAAAGCGGGGGCCATTCTTGTGGGAGCATGCCCCGGTGACGGAAAACTGTGTGACCTGTCATAACCCTCACGGCAGTGTGAACGAGGAGTTGCTTAATAGTCGTGCGCCGCAGTTGTGTCAGCAGTGTCACGCCAACGACGGTCATGCCAGTCGAGTGGTGGTGGAGCCGGGGATGGACGCCTTCGGTGGTGGCAAGAGTTGTTTGAATTGCCACAGTCAAATCCACGGGTCTAACCATCCTTCAGGCAGCTTGCTGCAACGTTAA